GCATCTTGGATTTCTTGTCTCATTTCTGAGTTAATAGGATGCGCGATGTCACGGAATTCACCATCTGGTGTACGTTTACTTGGCATTGCGACGAAAAGACCTGAGTTGCCTTCAATTACTCTTAAATCATGTACTACAAATGATTCGTCTAACGTAATTGATACGAGCGCTTTCATTCTTCCATCTGTGTCTATCTTTCTAAGTCTTACATCTGTCACTTTCATGTAGTGAGCCCCCCTAGTTTGTCTCTTTGTAAAGAAGCATAACAAAAATTTATGAGAATTATAAATCCTTACTTCACTTTAGCAATTAA
The Staphylococcus kloosii genome window above contains:
- the spoVG gene encoding septation regulator SpoVG, whose protein sequence is MKVTDVRLRKIDTDGRMKALVSITLDESFVVHDLRVIEGNSGLFVAMPSKRTPDGEFRDIAHPINSEMRQEIQDAVMKVYEETDEVIPDRNAQSSNDEENNDEA